One genomic region from Bradysia coprophila strain Holo2 unplaced genomic scaffold, BU_Bcop_v1 contig_211, whole genome shotgun sequence encodes:
- the LOC119075480 gene encoding small integral membrane protein 14, protein MADEEFDPCECWSHEMAMRRLLSMLRQGQSQCTDTECVDLIRPQNAASTESSDDNNFMFLTMLLILALTLYVFRPMARRRQVDNSNKPSSSGEDDGAGPPPPAIH, encoded by the exons ATGGCAGACGAAGAATTCGATCCTTGTGAATGCTGGAGTCATGAAATGGCTATGCGTCGATTGCTTTCTATG cttCGACAAGGTCAATCCCAATGCACAGACACCGAATGTGTTGATT TGATAAGACCACAAAATGCTGCGTCAACCGAATCCAgcgacgataacaatttcatGTTTCTGACCATGCTACTGATTCTCGCTTTGACGCTGTACGTTTTCCGACCGATGGCCCGACGTCGACAAGTAGATAACAGCAATAAGCCGTCTAGCAGTGGCGAG GATGATGGCGCGGGACCACCACCACCGGCAATACACTGA